One Methylobacterium oryzae DNA window includes the following coding sequences:
- a CDS encoding PLP-dependent aminotransferase family protein produces MKAGGRGGRSVDRGDAAGIWTPDLRRWGKPHYLAIADALADDIRTGHLLPGTRLPTQRALAATLDLNFTTVSRGYVEAHRRGLIEGRVGRGTFVVDPADAARTAGPALPRRPGPVDFTMNLPPEPDLPGLRARMRSSFAELSGDLADLLRYQGFGGTEADKEAALRWLAGRGIAAARERLLICPGAHSALSSILGQVAQAGDTICAERITYPGIRTLAAHRGLRLVGLPMDRHGLDPDAFAAACTRGAPKALYLNPLLQNPTTATLSRARREAVIATARRYAVTIIEDDAYARICPAPPPSFAELAPEITYYVAGVAKCLGAGLRLAFLIAPNARAALPLGDALRAATVMASPISTALTTRWITDGTADAIVDFVRAESAARQSLAAALLPSEAYVADPHAFHVWITLPAGWTRSAFASHGRAAGLGVVGSDPFCVAGTPPEAVRLCLGGPSTRQQIAHGLERLAHALDGSPALASTYI; encoded by the coding sequence ATGAAGGCTGGCGGGCGGGGAGGACGGTCGGTCGACCGGGGCGACGCGGCCGGTATCTGGACGCCGGACCTCAGGCGCTGGGGCAAGCCCCATTACCTAGCCATCGCGGACGCGCTGGCGGACGACATCCGGACCGGCCACCTGCTTCCGGGCACGCGCCTGCCGACCCAGCGCGCGCTCGCCGCCACGCTCGACCTCAACTTCACGACCGTGTCCCGCGGCTACGTCGAGGCCCACAGGCGCGGCCTGATCGAGGGCCGGGTCGGTCGGGGCACCTTCGTGGTCGACCCGGCGGACGCCGCCCGCACCGCTGGGCCAGCCCTTCCCCGGCGGCCGGGACCGGTCGACTTCACCATGAACCTGCCCCCGGAACCCGACCTGCCCGGCCTGCGGGCCCGCATGCGGTCGTCCTTCGCGGAGCTCTCGGGCGATCTCGCCGACCTCCTGCGCTACCAGGGCTTCGGCGGGACGGAGGCGGACAAGGAGGCCGCGCTGCGCTGGCTCGCGGGTCGCGGGATCGCGGCGGCGCGCGAGCGCCTGCTGATCTGCCCCGGCGCGCACAGCGCCCTGTCCAGCATCCTGGGACAGGTCGCGCAGGCGGGCGACACGATCTGCGCCGAGCGAATCACCTATCCGGGTATCCGGACCCTCGCGGCGCACCGGGGCCTGCGCCTCGTCGGCCTCCCGATGGACCGCCACGGGCTCGACCCCGACGCCTTCGCGGCCGCCTGCACGCGGGGAGCGCCGAAGGCCCTCTACCTCAATCCGCTGCTGCAGAACCCGACCACCGCGACCCTGTCCCGTGCCCGGCGCGAAGCCGTCATCGCGACGGCCCGCCGCTACGCGGTCACCATCATCGAGGACGACGCCTACGCGCGCATCTGCCCGGCACCGCCGCCGAGCTTCGCCGAACTGGCGCCCGAGATCACCTACTACGTGGCGGGCGTCGCGAAGTGCCTGGGCGCCGGCCTTCGCCTCGCCTTCCTGATTGCCCCGAACGCGCGGGCCGCCCTGCCCCTCGGCGACGCCCTGCGCGCTGCCACCGTGATGGCGTCGCCGATCTCGACCGCGCTGACGACGCGCTGGATCACGGACGGGACGGCGGACGCCATCGTGGATTTCGTCCGCGCCGAGTCGGCCGCGCGCCAGAGCCTCGCGGCCGCGCTGCTGCCCTCCGAGGCCTACGTCGCGGACCCGCACGCCTTCCATGTCTGGATCACCCTGCCGGCGGGATGGACGCGCTCGGCCTTCGCCAGCCATGGCCGCGCGGCGGGTCTCGGGGTGGTCGGCAGCGACCCCTTCTGCGTCGCGGGGACGCCGCCCGAGGCCGTCCGCCTCTGCCTCGGCGGCCCTTCGACCCGGCAGCAGATCGCCCACGGGCTGGAGAGGCTGGCCCACGCCCTGGACGGCTCGCCGGCGCTGGCCTCGACCTACATCTGA
- a CDS encoding methyl-accepting chemotaxis protein → MLGALRGREGLAEKFDALDRSQAVIEFEPDGTIITANANFLTMMGYALPDIRGQRHALFVEAAHRETPAYHAFWDALRQGTCQVAEFKRIAQGGRHVWVQASYNPVLDRAGRVVKVVKFASDITAQKLLMLDYAGQIAALHRSQAVIAFDPAGTILDANGNFLETMGYRLEEIRGQHHGVFVDPAERSSAGYRAFWEGLGRGEFKGGEFRRIAKGGRDVWIQATYNPILDASGCVLKVVKFAADITAQVRERHRRVAAQRAIGVDLDAIGTAVEGASRRTAEAVDLAGRVSGDIQSVASGAEELSASVGEISQQVSHAARMAGEAVEQARHTSTIVEGLSGQAAQIGDVVTMIQGIAAQTNLLALNATIEAARAGLAGKGFAVVASEVKALAEQTAKATDQIRDQITTTQATTREAVSAIGSIQGTIRALDEISAAIAAAVEEQSAVTQEISGSMHTASRGVGTIAGGMAAIARANEQVDAATRQVREAARAVG, encoded by the coding sequence ATGCTCGGCGCCCTGCGCGGTCGTGAAGGTCTGGCGGAGAAATTCGATGCCCTCGACCGCTCACAGGCCGTCATCGAGTTCGAGCCGGACGGCACCATCATCACGGCCAACGCCAATTTCCTGACGATGATGGGCTACGCCCTGCCCGACATCCGGGGCCAGCGTCACGCCCTGTTCGTGGAGGCGGCGCATCGGGAGACACCCGCGTACCACGCCTTCTGGGACGCCCTGCGGCAGGGCACCTGCCAAGTGGCCGAGTTCAAGCGGATCGCCCAGGGCGGCCGCCACGTTTGGGTGCAGGCGAGCTACAACCCGGTGCTCGACCGCGCGGGCCGCGTCGTGAAGGTCGTCAAGTTCGCGTCCGACATCACGGCGCAGAAGCTGCTGATGCTCGACTACGCCGGTCAGATCGCGGCGCTGCACCGGTCGCAGGCGGTGATCGCCTTCGATCCGGCCGGCACGATCCTAGACGCCAACGGCAACTTCCTCGAGACGATGGGCTATCGCCTGGAGGAGATCCGGGGCCAGCACCACGGCGTGTTCGTGGACCCGGCCGAGCGGTCGTCCGCCGGCTACCGCGCGTTTTGGGAGGGCCTGGGCCGGGGCGAGTTCAAGGGCGGCGAGTTCCGCCGCATCGCCAAGGGCGGCCGCGACGTCTGGATCCAGGCGACCTACAACCCGATCCTCGATGCCAGCGGATGCGTCCTGAAGGTGGTCAAGTTCGCCGCCGACATCACCGCGCAGGTCCGGGAGCGCCACCGGCGCGTCGCGGCGCAGCGGGCGATCGGCGTCGACCTCGACGCGATCGGCACCGCCGTCGAGGGCGCCAGCCGCCGGACCGCGGAGGCCGTCGACCTCGCCGGGCGGGTTTCCGGCGACATCCAGAGCGTGGCCTCCGGCGCCGAGGAACTGTCGGCCTCGGTGGGCGAGATCAGCCAGCAGGTCAGCCACGCGGCGCGGATGGCCGGCGAGGCCGTCGAGCAGGCCCGGCACACCAGCACGATCGTCGAGGGCCTGAGCGGGCAGGCGGCGCAGATCGGCGACGTCGTGACCATGATCCAGGGCATCGCGGCCCAGACCAACCTGCTCGCGCTCAACGCCACGATCGAGGCGGCCCGGGCGGGCCTCGCCGGCAAGGGCTTCGCGGTCGTGGCCTCGGAGGTGAAGGCGCTCGCCGAGCAGACCGCCAAGGCCACGGATCAGATCCGCGACCAGATCACCACGACGCAGGCCACCACGCGCGAGGCGGTGTCGGCGATCGGCTCGATCCAGGGCACGATCCGGGCGCTCGACGAGATCTCGGCGGCGATCGCGGCGGCCGTCGAGGAGCAGTCGGCGGTGACCCAGGAGATCTCCGGCAGCATGCACACGGCCTCCCGCGGGGTCGGGACCATCGCGGGCGGCATGGCGGCGATCGCGCGGGCCAACGAGCAGGTCGACGCGGCCACCCGCCAGGTCCGGGAAGCCGCGCGCGCCGTCGGCTGA
- a CDS encoding glycosyltransferase — protein MRLLVACDHLALTGGLLRFERVGRVLARRGHAFAYLTLGTGEDGFETRLPVLHREDAARASWDAVMVPGGGFPDATIEGFVDLRAPNFGARIQHLLNAPVRRDAYARVTRTLAPDLVVANNDHWDDAALQALGLPWRRLVGAVDSGLFAPPVSPPARGARRRLGGIANKRPAAQLAALDKLGDAWALHWFGRPDWGLVGARADLVASGRLVVHGPLPESDLPAWYHGLDAFCSAEAHAGWCNPAAEAMACGTPLVSTVHGTLAFAEDGVTALVVPDGPDAALGAAIAEAVDRIATDPAGAASRAEAGRARIRALDWDTYADGLLAVVAEAIALRAGRTDAVRPSGPPRETALRLADLASRDGPLPEDFDALGYIRLHADLAALFEHAWQGQLHYLEHGRREGRIYPSNLTRAQQKAAQASRIALAVDGLDGSGKSSIARHVAEALGATVLNPFSGPVGAILVHLARTGQHVLADDVAHAAVAAAIANAPPGPVVFDRHWFTASQLLSPAFRPGWEPRPFTVMCWADRPTTIARMVARGVPNPSEHMTEARIAGYRALAEELRVPLLDTSRIAPEEGAAQVLAMLGESGHTARRA, from the coding sequence ATGCGGCTGCTCGTCGCCTGTGACCACCTGGCGCTGACGGGCGGCCTGCTCCGGTTCGAGCGGGTCGGGCGGGTGCTCGCGCGTCGCGGTCACGCGTTCGCGTACCTGACTCTGGGCACCGGCGAGGACGGGTTCGAGACGCGGCTGCCAGTCCTGCACCGCGAGGACGCCGCGCGCGCGAGCTGGGACGCCGTCATGGTGCCCGGCGGCGGCTTCCCGGATGCCACGATCGAGGGATTCGTGGACCTCCGGGCCCCGAACTTCGGCGCCCGGATCCAGCACCTCCTCAACGCGCCGGTGCGGCGCGACGCCTACGCGCGCGTCACGCGGACCCTCGCGCCCGACCTCGTCGTGGCGAACAACGACCACTGGGACGACGCCGCCCTCCAGGCCCTCGGCCTGCCGTGGCGGCGCCTCGTCGGTGCGGTCGATAGCGGGCTGTTCGCGCCGCCCGTCTCGCCGCCCGCGCGCGGCGCGCGGCGCCGGCTCGGCGGCATCGCCAACAAGCGCCCCGCCGCGCAGCTCGCGGCGCTCGACAAGCTCGGTGACGCGTGGGCCCTGCACTGGTTCGGACGGCCGGACTGGGGGCTGGTGGGCGCGCGCGCCGATCTGGTGGCGTCGGGCCGCCTCGTCGTGCACGGGCCGCTGCCCGAGTCCGACCTGCCCGCGTGGTATCACGGGCTCGACGCGTTCTGCAGCGCGGAGGCGCATGCCGGCTGGTGCAACCCGGCTGCGGAAGCGATGGCCTGCGGCACGCCGCTCGTCTCGACCGTGCACGGCACGCTGGCTTTCGCCGAGGACGGCGTCACGGCCCTGGTGGTGCCGGACGGTCCGGACGCGGCGCTGGGCGCGGCCATCGCGGAGGCCGTGGACAGGATCGCGACCGATCCGGCCGGCGCCGCGTCCCGGGCCGAGGCGGGACGGGCGCGGATCCGGGCGCTCGACTGGGACACCTACGCGGACGGTCTGCTCGCCGTCGTCGCGGAGGCGATCGCGCTGCGGGCGGGCCGGACCGATGCGGTGCGCCCGTCCGGCCCGCCGCGCGAGACCGCGCTGCGCCTCGCCGACCTCGCGAGCCGGGACGGGCCCCTGCCGGAGGATTTCGACGCCCTCGGCTATATCCGGCTGCACGCCGACCTCGCGGCGCTGTTCGAGCACGCGTGGCAGGGGCAGCTGCACTACCTCGAGCACGGCCGTCGCGAGGGCCGCATCTACCCCTCGAACCTGACGCGGGCCCAGCAGAAGGCCGCCCAGGCCTCGCGGATCGCGCTCGCGGTCGACGGGCTCGACGGCTCCGGCAAGTCGAGTATCGCGCGGCACGTCGCCGAGGCGCTCGGCGCCACGGTGCTCAACCCGTTCAGCGGTCCGGTCGGCGCCATCCTGGTCCACCTCGCCCGGACGGGGCAGCACGTGCTGGCCGACGACGTGGCGCACGCGGCCGTGGCGGCGGCGATCGCCAACGCCCCGCCGGGACCGGTCGTGTTCGACCGGCACTGGTTCACCGCCTCGCAGCTCCTCTCGCCGGCCTTTCGTCCGGGCTGGGAGCCGCGCCCGTTCACCGTCATGTGCTGGGCCGACCGTCCCACCACCATCGCCCGCATGGTCGCGCGCGGCGTCCCGAACCCGTCGGAGCACATGACCGAGGCCCGGATCGCCGGCTATCGGGCGCTCGCGGAGGAGTTGCGGGTGCCGCTCCTCGACACGTCCCGCATCGCGCCGGAGGAGGGGGCCGCGCAGGTGCTGGCGATGCTGGGCGAGAGCGGCCACACGGCGCGGCGCGCGTGA